The following proteins are encoded in a genomic region of Brachypodium distachyon strain Bd21 chromosome 1, Brachypodium_distachyon_v3.0, whole genome shotgun sequence:
- the LOC100841611 gene encoding ninja-family protein 1 translates to MASRDFLGRFGGEKGAASERAGGGGGGEAEEAVELSLGLSLGGCFGASSGRDAKKPRLQLARSSSIGSMCSLPAGGGGGAGSENDDLAAATPAPAPLMRTSSLPAETEEERWRRREMQSLKRLQAKRKRLERRNSMNSGKSGGGAGDAQEPLYPSAFQLRRSVVSQGSTSSGIPDQGGSAAAAAAAEARSTSSMETSSDNNNNGSNQSKSLPPPAPTPAGKPPAPPPNGTAKEQPPPPPPLRTLRSLTMRTTSTGDLRKSMMEDMPMVSSKVDGPNGKKIDGFLYKYRKGEEVRIVCVCHGNFLTPAEFVKHAGGGDVTNPLRHIVVNPSPSVFL, encoded by the exons ATGGCGTCGAGGGACTTCCTGGGCAGGTTCGGGGGCGAGAAGGGCGCGGCGTCGGAGAGggcggggggcggcggcggcggcgaggcagaggaggccgTGGAGCTCAGCCTGGGTCTGTCCCTGGGCGGCTGCTTCGGCGCGAGCTCGGGGCGGGACGCGAAGAAGCCGCGGCTGCAGCTGGCGCGGTCCTCGTCCATCGGGTCCATGTGCTCgctccccgccggcggcggcggcggcgccggaagCGAGAAcgacgacctcgccgccgcaacgccggcgccggcgccgctgatGCGCACCAGCTCGCTGCCCGCCGAGACCGAGGAGGagcggtggcgccgccgcgagaTGCAGAGCCTCAAGCGCCTCCAGGCCAAGCGCAAGCGGCTCGAGCGCCGCAACTCCATGAACTCCGGCaagtccggcggcggcgccggcgacgcaCAGGAGCCGCTCTACCCCAGCGCGTTCCAGCTACGCCGCTCCGTCGTCTCGCAGGGGAGCACCTCCTCCGGCATCCCAGACCAAG GCGgtagtgctgctgctgctgctgctgctgaggcgAGGAGCACATCGAGCATGGAAACATCTTCAGataacaacaacaatggcAGCAACCAGAGCAAGTCTCTCccgcctccggcgccgacgccggccgggaagccgccggcgccgccgccgaacgGCACGGCAAAGGAacagcccccgccgccgccgccgctgcggacGCTGCGGTCGCTGACGATGCGCACGACGAGCACGGGGGACCTGCGGAAGAGCATGATGGAGGACATGCCCATGGTGTCCTCCAAGGTGGACGGGCCCAACGGGAAGAAGATCGACGGATTCCTCTACAAGTACCGGAAAGGGGAGGAGGTCCGGATCGTGTGCGTCTGCCATGGGAACTTCCTGACCCCCGCCGAGTTCGTCAagcacgccggcggcggcgacgtcacCAACCCGCTCAGGCACATCGTCGTCAACCCTTCGCCGTCGGTGTTCTTGTAA
- the LOC100825156 gene encoding LRR receptor-like serine/threonine-protein kinase RPK2, translating into MQYAAQIDPINFGLTRQPPRLQQEPESPSLPTTLTVEDCCAAAPNSRAPSFQTKQTPRHPPPEREGRLAAQNSIHAEVPAAKRNPRPYPPSPPPPPRARVPTLPSCPIPMRRRHPPPPPPLPMATLRSQTLPTLLLLLLLLLLLVTAVRASGGGGDGERESLLRFKAAVTADPGGLLRDWSPASADHCRWPGVSCGASGEVVALNFSSSSTGRLSGALSPSVAALRGLRVLALPSHVFSGPLPAAIWSLRRLLVLDLSGNRLHGEIPPSLACAALQTLDLAYNRINGSLPAALGSLLGLRRLSLASNRLGGAIPDELGGAGCRSLQFLDLSGNLLVGGIPRGLGNCSKLETLLLSSNLLDDVIPPEIGWLRNLRALDVSRNSLSGPLPAELGACVELSVLVLSNPYALVGDSDVSNNGDVEDFNYFQGGIPDVVAALPKLRVLWAPRATLEGELPSNWSSCQSLEMMNLGENLFSGGIPKGLLDCGHLKFLNLSSNKFTGSVDPSLPVPCMDVFDVSGNRLSGLIPEFISKGCPSSQLPFDDLVSEYSSLFSYQEIAGFFSFSLVTGTDMTSCHSFARNNFTGTVTSLPLAAEKLGMQGGYAFLADGNNLAGELQHSLFNKCNSSRGFIVDFSDNLITGGIPVEIGSLCRSLVVLRVAGNRLSGLIPTSIVQLNYLISLDLSRNQLGGEIPSIVKNLPHLELLSLGHNLLNGTIPSDINQLRSLKVLDLSSNFLTGEIPRTLADLTNLTALLLDNNKLTGKIPAEFANSASLTVFNVSFNNLSGTVPTNNSTVGCDSVIGNPLLQSCRMYSLAVPSAAQQSRGLNSNDSDTAPADSQNQLGNSSFNAIEIASITSATAIVSVLLALIVLFVYTRKCAPRMAGRSSGRREVIIFQEIGVPITYETVVRATGNFNASNCIGSGGFGATYKAEISPGVLVAIKRLSVGRFQGAQQFHAEIKTLGRLRHPNLVTLVGYHLGESEMFLIYNYLPGGNLERFIQERSKRPVDWKRLHKIALDIAKALAYLHDTCVPRILHRDVKPNNILLDTNHNAYLSDFGLARLLGNSETHATTGVAGTFGYVAPEYAMTCRVSDKADVYSYGVVLMELISDKKALDPSFSPYGNGFNIVAWACMLLRQGRAREFFVDGLWDVGPHDDLVEVLHLAVMCTVESLSVRPTMKLVVQRLKQLQPPIREHR; encoded by the coding sequence GAACCGGAGTCTCCTTCCCTGCCAACCACACTCACAGTGGAAGACTGCTGTGCGGCTGCGCCCAACTCGCGTGCTCCAAGCTTCCAAACCAAGCAAACCCCACGCCATCCCCCACCCGAGAGAGAAGGAAGGCTCGCAGCGCAAAACTCCATCCACGCCGAGGTCCCCGCCGCAAAACGAAACCCCCGACCCTAccccccctcgccgccgccgccgccgcgagctcGGGTACCGACCCTCCCCAGCTGCCCCATTCCAATGCGACGGcggcacccgccgccgccgccgccgcttccgaTGGCCACCCTCCGGTCCCAAACCCTACCcaccttgctgctgctgctgctgctgctgctgctgctcgtcacAGCCGTTCGAGCTTCTGGTggaggcggagacggcgaGCGGGAGTCCTTGCTTCGCTTCAAGGCGGCCGTGACGGCGGACCCGGGCGGGCTCCTCCGAGACTGGTCCCCGGCGTCGGCCGACCACTGCCGCTGGCCGGGCGTGTCCTGCGGCGCctccggcgaggtcgtcgCGCTCAacttctcctcctcgtccaccgGCCGCCTCTCGGGCGCGCTCTCCCCGTCTGTCGCGGCGCTGCGGGGCCTCCGCGTGCTCGCGCTCCCCTCCCACGTGTTCTCCGGCCCGCTCCCCGCCGCGATCTGGTCgctgcgccgcctcctcgtgctcgacctctccggcaaccgcctccACGGGGAGATCCCGCCGTCGCTCGCCTGCGCCGCGCTCCAGACGCTGGACCTCGCCTACAACCGAATCAACGGCTCCCTGCCCGCTGCGCTGGGCTCGCTCCTCGGGCTGCGCCGCCTGTCGCTTGCCTCCAACCGCCTGGGCGGCGCCATCCCTGACGAACTGGGTGGTGCTGGTTGCCGCAGCCTACAATTCCTCGATCTCTCTGGTAACCTCCTCGTCGGTGGCATCCCCCGGGGCTTGGGGAACTGCAGCAAGCTGGAGACGCTGTTGCTGTCATCCAACCTGTTGGATGATGTCATCCCGCCGGAGATTGGATGGCTCAGGAACCTACGGGCTTTAGATGTGTCAAGGAACAGTTTGAGCGGCCCGCTACCTGCGGAGCTTGGTGCTTGTGTCGAACTATCAGTGCTAGTTTTGTCCAATCCTTATGCGTTGGTTGGTGATTCGGATGTGTCAAATAATGGGGATGTTGAGGACTTCAACTATTTCCAAGGAGGGATCCCGGATGTTGTCGCTGCGTTGCCGAAGCTGAGGGTGTTATGGGCGCCAAGGGCTACACTGGAGGGGGAGTTGCCGAGTAATTGGAGTTCTTGCCAGAGCTTGGAGATGATGAATTTGGGAGAGAATTTGTTCTCTGGTGGTATTCCTAAAGGGCTGTTGGACTGCGGGCATCTGAAGTTCTTGAATTTGAGCTCGAATAAGTTTACAGGTTCAGTTGATCCATCACTGCCTGTGCCTTGCATGGATGTATTTGATGTCAGTGGAAACCGACTGTCTGGCTTGATTCCAGAGTTCATCTCAAAGGGTTGCCCTTCATCTCAGCTCCCGTTTGATGACTTGGTGTCAGAGTactcttctttgttttcatATCAGGAGATTGCTGGCTTCTTTTCATTTTCGTTAGTCACGGGTACAGATATGACGAGTTGCCATAGTTTTGCCCGGAACAATTTTACTGGAACAGTGACATCCTTGCCGCTTGCTGCTGAGAAGCTGGGAATGCAGGGGGGCTATGCTTTCCTTGCTGATGGGAATAATCTTGCTGGTGAGTTGCAACACAGCCTATTCAACAAGTGCAACAGCTCAAGGGGATTCATTGTGGACTTTAGCGACAACCTGATAACAGGAGGGATTCCTGTAGAGATTGGATCACTGTGCCGTTCTCTTGTTGTTCTTCGTGTTGCTGGCAACCGGCTTTCTGGTTTGATACCAACAAGTATCGTGCAGTTGAATTATCTTATCAGCTTGGATTTGAGTAGGAACCAGCTTGGTGGTGAAATTCCTAGTATTGTAAAGAATCTGCCACATTTGGAACTCCTCTCTTTAGGCCATAACCTTCTTAATGGAACTATTCCAAGTGATATTAATCAGCTGCGCTCTCTGAAAGTTTTGGACCTGTCCTCAAACTTCCTCACAGGGGAGATTCCTCGTACACTTGCTGACTTGACAAATCTCACTGCGCTCCTCCTTGACAATAATAAGCTTACTGGGAAGATACCAGCTGAATTCGCTAATTCGGCATCTCTTACCGTGTTTAACGTGTCATTCAACAATTTGTCTGGTACAGTGCCAACAAATAACAGTACAGTTGGATGTGACAGCGTTATTGGGAATCCTTTGCTACAATCTTGTCGAATGTATTCCCTTGCAGTCCCGTCAGCTGCTCAACAGAGTCGTGGTCTGAATTCAAATGATAGTGATACAGCGCCTGCAGATTCACAAAATCAATTAGGAAACAGTTCATTCAATGCAATTGAAATAGCTTCGATAACATCTGCAACAGCTATTGTCTCAGTCCTTCTTGCTCTGATTGTACTCTTTGTTTACACAAGAAAGTGCGCTCCCCGCATGGCAGGTCGATCATCTGGAAGAAGAGAAGTCATAATCTTTCAAGAAATTGGGGTGCCCATCACTTATGAGACTGTTGTTCGAGCTACTGGAAATTTCAACGCAAGCAATTGCATTGGAAGTGGGGGCTTCGGGGCCACTTATAAAGCTGAAATTTCACCTGGAGTGTTGGTAGCTATAAAGAGGCTCTCTGTTGGAAGATTCCAAGGAGCCCAACAGTTCCATGCTGAGATCAAGACTCTAGGGAGATTAAGACATCCCAATCTTGTTACCTTGGTAGGCTACCATCTTGGTGAGTCTGAAATGTTTCTGATATATAACTACTTGCCTGGAGGAAATCTTGAGAGATTCATACAGGAGAGATCAAAGAGACCTGTAGACTGGAAGAGGCTGCACAAAATTGCTTTGGACATTGCGAAAGCACTTGCTTATCTGCATGACACTTGTGTTCCCAGGATCCTTCATCGTGACGTGAaaccaaacaatattttgttggacACTAACCATAATGCTTACCTCTCAGACTTTGGACTGGCAAGGCTGCTGGGAAATTCAGAAACCCATGCGACCACTGGTGTAGCTGGGACTTTTGGGTATGTTGCTCCAGAATATGCTATGACTTGCCGTGTTTCAGATAAAGCCGATGTCTACAGCTATGGTGTTGTACTCATGGAGTTAATATCAGACAAGAAGGCCTTGGATCCATCTTTTTCTCCTTACGGTAATGGATTTAACATAGTTGCCTGGGCCTGCATGCTGCTCCGTCAAGGCCGTGCTCGTGAATTTTTCGTCGACGGCCTGTGGGATGTGGGCCCACATGATGACTTGGTAGAGGTGTTGCATTTAGCAGTAATGTGCACTGTTGAATCGCTCTCTGTGCGACCAACTATGAAGCTAGTTGTTCAACGGCTAAAGCAACTTCAGCCTCCAATTCGTGAACACCGGTAA
- the LOC100824856 gene encoding glycerophosphodiester phosphodiesterase GDPD6, whose translation MVSLGMTVAAAALLLALVLGSTSNGAAAARPMAAPGPAPGPWAGLGMEAEKQLLQTSRPYNIAHRGSNGEFPEETAAAYLRAVDEGADFIEADVAATKDGHLVCFHDMTLDDTTDVAAHPEFAGRRRTLEVQWANVTGFFITDFTLAELKTLRTKQRWEFRDKSHDGVSPIITFDEFISIALNAKRVVGIYPEMKSPVFINQHVKWADGKKYEDKFIGTLKKHGYGGKYMSPAWKAKPLFIQSFAPTSLIYAAELTDSPKVFLIDDVTVRTEDTNQSYDEITSGQYLDYMKEYVVGIGPWKDTVVPPTKDNRLAAPTDLVAVAHARGLQVHPYTYRNENKFLRFNFRQDPYAEYDYWLNVIGVDGLFTDFPASLRRFQQWTAKNRSRV comes from the exons atggtctCCCTCG GGATGACagtcgccgcggcggcgttgTTGTTGGCGCTGGTCCTCGGGTCCACGAGcaacggcgcggcggcggcccggccgatggcggcgccgggtCCGGCGCCGGGACCGTGGGCGGGGCTGGGGATGGAGGCGGAGAAGCAGCTGCTGCAGACGTCGCGGCCGTACAACATCGCGCACAGGGGATCCAACGGCGAGTTCCCGGAGGAGACAGCGGCGGCCTACTTGCGCGCCGTGGACGAGGGCGCCGACTTCATCGAGgccgacgtggcggccacCAAGGACGGCCACCTCGTCTGCTTCCACGACATGACGCTCGACGACACCACCGACGTCGCGGCCCACCCGGAGTTcgcgggccgccgccgtacCCTCGAGGTCCAGTGGGCCAACGTCACAGGCTTCTTCATCA CTGATTTCACGCTGGCGGAGCTCAAGACGCTGAGGACGAAGCAGAGATGGGAGTTCCGGGACAAATCACACGATG GCGTTTCTCCCATCATCACCTTTGACGAGTTCATCAGCATCGCCCTGAACGCCAAGCGGGTCGTCGGGATCTACCCGGAGATGAAGAGCCCCGTCTTCATCAACCAGCAC GTGAAGTGGGCGGACGGGAAGAAGTACGAGGACAAGTTCATCGGGACGCTGAAGAAGCACGGGTACGGTGGCAAGTACATGTCCCCGGCGTGGAAGGCGAAGCCACTGTTCATCCAGTCCTTCGCGCCGACATCGCTGATCTACGCCGCCGAGCTCACCGACTCGCCCAAGGTGTTCCTCATCGATGACGTGACGGTGCGCACCGAGGACACGAACCAGTCCTACGACGAGATCACCTCGGGCCAGTACCTGGACTACATGAAGGAGTACGTCGTCGGCATCGGCCCGTGGAAGGACACGGTGGTGCCGCCCACCAAGGACAACCGGCTGGCGGCGCCCACGGACCTCGTCGCCGTGGCGCACGCCAGGGGCCTCCAGGTGCACCCTTACACGTACAGGAACGAGAACAAGTTCTTAAGGTTCAACTTCAGGCAGGACCCCTATGCTGAGTACGACTACTGGCTCAATGTCATCGGCGTCGACGGCCTCTTCACCGACTTCCCGGCCAGCCTCCGGCGATTCCAGCAGTGGACCGCCAAGAACAGAAGCCGAGTTTGA